AGCGCCAGCCACCATTTTAGACGCGCGGACCAGGAATTGCGGGTCGATTTGGGTTTCATAAGGCAGGATATCGCCGCGGGTGCGGATCGCCATGACGATCTCTTCCAGGGACGCGTTGCCTGCACGCTCGCCCAAGCCATTGATCGTGCACTCGATCTGCCGTGCGCCGCCGGCAACACCAGCCAGGGAGTTGGCAACCGCCAAGCCAAGATCGTCGTGACAGTGTACCGAGAAGATGGCCTGATCGGAGTTCGGGACGCGCTCGATGATCTGCTCGAACATCGCCTTGTATTCATCCGGGGTTGCGTAACCGACGGTATCCGGCAGGTTGATCGTGGTCGCGCCGCATTTAATAGCGGCTTCCACACAGCGGCACAGATAGTCGATCGGCGTGCGGGTCGCGTCCATGGCGGACCATTCGACATCATCGATCAGGTTGCGGGAGCGGGTAACCGTGTCGGTGATGATTTCCAGAACCTCTTCCTGGTTCTTGTTCATCTGGAACTGCAAATGGATCGGGGAGGTGGAAACGAAGGTATGAATCCGGCCTTTTCCCGCGTATTTGACAGCTTCGCCACACCGGTCGATGTCGGCATGAATGGCGCGGGCCAGACCGGCGATGGTTGAGTTCTGAGATCGTTTGGCGATTTCACGTACGGCTTCAAAGTCACCGTTGGAGGCGATCGGGAAACCGGCTTCGATAATGTCGACACCCATTTCATCGAGAATTTCCGCTATTTGCAGCTTTTCTTCCAGGGTCATGGACGCACCGGGCGATTGTTCTCCATCGCGCAAGGTGGTGTCGAAGATGCGGATCTGATCCTTCTCGGAAGTGGCAGTCATGATGTTTCGTCCCTTAGCTGGATCGGGCCGTTTTGAGCTTTCGGGTGGGGCGCGCGATCCGGATTTTCTGATGCGGTTCTAAGAATTCTCCCCTAAGTGCCCGTTCGCTTCAAAACATGCGAACAGCCGACGCTCAGGGGCATCTAAGAAGAAGGAGATCGCCAAGTAGGAGAAGGCCGCCGCGCTGCAGGATCTGCGCGTCGATAGAAGATGCTACAATGTCGCGCTGCGCGATCATGGGTCTTCTTATGGCCTTTGGTCGTTCCAAAACACGGCGCCAAGTGTGCTCTCAAAGAGTGACTGGTGCGTTAATGTTCGTAGTTCTTAGGGCAGGATTGTTTTTGATGCAACCAGCTTTTGCGGAGCTTACCCTGTTTGATCGAGGTAGAGAGAACTCAGGAGTTCATATTTTGGTCGTTGGAACGGGCTGGCTTTGACGGATGTTTTGTTAGGATCGATATCCGAAACACTTTTGGGAGCAGAGCGGTGATCCGTAAGACAGCAACATTGATGTGTGCCTTAGTCGGAGCGTTGGCTGTATTATCGGCGCTACAAGGTTTTGCGAGTGCAGATGAGCCAGGTTTTGTCGCAGAATGGTCGGTAAAACCTGAGTTCGACGGCAAGAAGAAGCTGCGCAAGAGCATTAGCGGTGCTGCCTGCGCCCCAGTCGCTCCGCCGGTCTGTGTCGTCGCGCTGGATGAAAAGCAGCGAACGCAGTTTTTCACCCTAGACGGTAACCGGATCATTCCGGGTAAATCCATGCGTTTGTTGCCAAAGGAGCTTAACGGCGCAAAAACCGGCGAGATCGATGCGGAAGGCGCCGCCTACGGTGACGGGTTTTTCTATATCGTCGGGTCGCACGGGCTGAGCCGCAAGAAAGCAGAGTTCAATTCTTCCTCTTTCTTTTTGTTCCGGTTTCCGGTTGATGGAGAGACCGGGGTCCCGGAGTTCAAGTTTTCCAAGAAGACGGTTGCCCCTGTGATCGAGCGGACCGATGAGCTCAGAGCGATCTTGAAAGGTGCGCCGGATCCTATTGGCCACTATGCTGAAAAGCCATTGGGTGAGGGGGATGGCGGCGTTAACATCGAAGGTCTCGCATACCGTGATGGCCGGCTGTACATTGGCCTGCGCGGTCCTTCCGTCGATGGCCGCGCATTTCTGCGCAGTGTGAATGTCGATGCGCTGTTTTCCAACTCAAAACCGGATTTGGACGTGATTGAGCTGGCGCTCGGGAGTGGGGCCGGGGTTCGGGATCTCGCGGCCGTTTCTGATGGCTTGATCGTGTTGTCCGGTCCCGTTCAATCAAAGGGGGACTATGCGCTTCACCATCTCCGGTTCCCAAGCCTCACCCTCTCGACACTGGCAGATCTAAAGATGCCGGATAGGGACCACAAAGCAGAGACCGTCCTGGTTTTGTCGGAAAACCGGGACTCGTTTGATCTGCTTGTCATGTACGACGGCGCTGTCGATGGCGGGCCGCGGGAGTATCATCTTCTAAGATGATACGGCCGTTATCCTGAGCGTTACGGATCCATTTTATGTGCAATATTGCCTATAAATATTTGAGGTATTCGATGTCTATTTTTGGTTTTTATTATTATCGAAATACATCGTTCACTTTGTATTTCTGATTTTCAACGGGTGTATGTATTCATCTGTCCTTGTTAACTGGCTGTCCAGAAATTTCGTGCCATCTCCCGATCAGTATCAACACGGGGGAAGTCATGAAACTCATCAAAACCCTATCTGCAGTCGTCGTATCCTTTGGCCTAACCGCCGCTGCTCAAGCAGATACCGTCAAAATCGGTGTTGGCGAGTGGGCTCCTTATATCGGCGAGTCGCTTCCGGACCAAGGCCTGCATACCAAGCGTGTCCTCGATGTATTGAAGGCCGCTGGCTATGATGTCGAGCTTGAGTTTTCGCCGTGGAAGCGCACTCTCGAAGTTGCCCGGCGCGGGGATACGGCAGCCACATTCTCCTGGTCACACTCCGAGGATCGGGCTGCGGATTTCATCTATCCGAAAGTTCCTCTTGAAGAGCAAACCGATGTCATCTTCTACAACAAGGAAAAGCACCCAGACGGCGTTTCGGTGTCCTCGATTGAGGATATCAAGGCCCAAGGCCTGAAAGTGGTTGGGCTCTCCGGCTATTGGTATGAAAGTGCACTGGCCGATGCCGGTGTTGACATTCACATCGTGTCTTCAGAAGACAATGCATGGAAATTCCTTCAAGCTGGCCGTGCCGATATCATGATCGAGAATGAGGTTGTCGGCAGCCTGTCAGTTGAAAACACCCTGGGTGCTGATGCGGGCTCCATCGGTAAAGGTGCGGTTCTTCGAACGGTCCCAATGTATGTCCTCTTTAGCAAGGCGCACCCGGAGGGGCAGAAACTGGCCGATGCCTGGGACGCCCACGCGAAATAAAGCAGCTTATGCTGCAAAGCGCCAAAACTGAAAAGCCCCGGATGGTGCCGGGGCTTTATTTGTTTTTTCGGATATGATCGGGCCTATGGCCGATGGCTGCGGCCTAAAGAAACAACTCGCCCCGGGCGATCAGCGTTGCCTGTCCGCCAACCCGGATGGCATGCATGTCACCGTTTTCAATATCGATCTCGAGGTCGATCAGCGACGGACGGCCCATCTCGAAGCCCTGTTCGATCCGGATGTGATGGGTTCCTGCTGTCAGGCCGTCATAATGCCGGATCACGCCCGCAAAAGCGGCTGCCGCGGAGCCGGTTGCCGGATCTTCCATGATGCCCATGTCAGGTGCAAACAAGCGGGCGTGGAACGCGCTGTCATGAGACCGGGTCTCACGACAGTAGACATAGGCATCGTTATGGTCATCGTTGCCAAAGCCTTTCTTCCACATTGCCGGAACGGGTTTTGCCCGGGCCAGGGCATTCAGATCCCGGACAGGGACGAACGTGAACGCCGGACCGACCTTGAAACGGGAAGGTGCATGGTTCTCAAAGCCGATATCGGATGGTTCAAGGTTCAGAGCCGCTGCAATTAACTCAATATTCTGCGTCGGTCCGGCCGGTTCCGGGAGCCGGGGTATGTCAAACTCTGCAAAAGCTGTTGCGTTTTCCCGCAAGATCACGGCGCAGCGAACCGTACCGATCTTTTGTTTGAGAACAACCACAGCATCCTGTTCGCCAGAAACATCGCCAAACCGTTCCACGGCCATTAAAATAGCGGTGCCAACAGTCGGGTGGCCCGCAAACGGCAGCTCGCATTTCGGTGTGAAAATCCGCATTGATGCTGAGTGCCCGGGATTTTCCGGAGGGAAGACAAACACGGTTTCGGACAGGTTGAACTCGCCGGCAATTTTCTGCATCTGCTCGTCGCTCAAGCCTTCACTATCAAGCACAACAGCCAGTGGGTTTCCGGCCAAAGCTTTGTTCGTAAAGACGTCCAAGATCGCGTAGCTGCGGCTCATACAGTGTTCTCCCTGGAGATCGAACGCGTTTCAGGTTCGAAGGTGAGCGGACTTTTGCATGTCTTCGCAAGTCCCGCCAGACCTTTGCGCCGATTGTTGGTGAACAAACTCTTGCCTTGAACATGGCTGGCGCCCGCTTTTGGCAGATCCCCGGTGTTTTGATAAACGCGTGTTTTTCCCGGTGAAGACAACCCTCGCGCATTGGGGCATGGGTATGTGATGCTTGTGGCGAAGGACTGAATTCCAAGAAGGGGATCGGTGATTCACCGCGCTGTTAAACCAAAAAAATGGACTGCTCTTGGAGAAGCAGTCCATTGAAAGGTTTCTTGGCCAGCCTGCGTGCAAACTATAGAAATAGACCCGTTTGCGAGCAGCCCGAATTCCGAAAAAAACAAAGTGACCCCAAGTTGAAGACGGTATGCCCGAAATAAAAATAATTCCCAGACTTCAACCCTGCTGAAATATCGTCAGCGTTATTATCATGTTACTGAGCATACACTCCGCCTTCAAGCGCTATTCGTCCTCATTATCAAATTGATAACGCTCGAACGACCAGAAGACGGCGAGGAGCGCGGCAACACAGCGATCTATTACTGACCGCTGAAAGTTTAACTTGGCGCGTTTGGAGTCTGACTTGGACTGGGCCGGTTCATAGTCGAAATTAAAGACATATTTTTTAGGGGAAGTGTCTGAAATCGCTAGGATGTGGTGGGTATCCAGAAGTCTGCGGATGATCCGGTTCATGGTGGGGCGGGTAATATTCAGCTGCTGTGCTAATTTCGCTTCAGAGACACCACCTTCGCCATCGGATGCCGCGGTTATTCTCATAACAACAGCAGTTGTATCATAACTATCTAAGTTAAGGTGTGTTTTGACAGAATCTATATTGTCAAAGATTAGGTCTGCAATCTCAACTGCGATAGTATTGTCGTTGTTTTTACCATTTTTCATTGCTAATTTCACTTTTTCGAAGATAGGTGGCGCTTTCTCATTTTGAGAACCGAGGACGAGCTATTTGAGCCATGAGAAACTGTTTCATGGCAGGTGGGCCGTCTTTCTCGTTGATCTATTGGCGCATAAGATGAAGTGTTTACGTGCTCCTGTCACCACGTACAGTCATGTCAGGCAATCGGCTATCCGGGCCGTCGGGCCCTTTGGTGCCGAAGGTAAAAAACTTCAGTTGCCGAATGTTGAATATCTGCGAAGTGATCCACGCGATTTTATTGACGAAAGTGCGCCCGTCACCGTGACACGGCGATTACCGCAGAATATGGGCCCCGAGAGCCCGGGCATAGGAGGCGATAGCCGGATGGTCCAGGTCTTGTATGGACCGGATGATCCGCACGTCCGCCAACTCCTTTTCCTCAGAGGCCAGAGAATGCGCGATGATGTCTTGGCGCAACGGCTCCGCTGGCTGGTTGCTGTCGAACACTTGCGCAACGCTGATAC
This window of the Roseibium alexandrii DFL-11 genome carries:
- a CDS encoding substrate-binding periplasmic protein, which produces MKLIKTLSAVVVSFGLTAAAQADTVKIGVGEWAPYIGESLPDQGLHTKRVLDVLKAAGYDVELEFSPWKRTLEVARRGDTAATFSWSHSEDRAADFIYPKVPLEEQTDVIFYNKEKHPDGVSVSSIEDIKAQGLKVVGLSGYWYESALADAGVDIHIVSSEDNAWKFLQAGRADIMIENEVVGSLSVENTLGADAGSIGKGAVLRTVPMYVLFSKAHPEGQKLADAWDAHAK
- a CDS encoding PhzF family phenazine biosynthesis protein codes for the protein MSRSYAILDVFTNKALAGNPLAVVLDSEGLSDEQMQKIAGEFNLSETVFVFPPENPGHSASMRIFTPKCELPFAGHPTVGTAILMAVERFGDVSGEQDAVVVLKQKIGTVRCAVILRENATAFAEFDIPRLPEPAGPTQNIELIAAALNLEPSDIGFENHAPSRFKVGPAFTFVPVRDLNALARAKPVPAMWKKGFGNDDHNDAYVYCRETRSHDSAFHARLFAPDMGIMEDPATGSAAAAFAGVIRHYDGLTAGTHHIRIEQGFEMGRPSLIDLEIDIENGDMHAIRVGGQATLIARGELFL
- a CDS encoding 2-isopropylmalate synthase, with the translated sequence MTATSEKDQIRIFDTTLRDGEQSPGASMTLEEKLQIAEILDEMGVDIIEAGFPIASNGDFEAVREIAKRSQNSTIAGLARAIHADIDRCGEAVKYAGKGRIHTFVSTSPIHLQFQMNKNQEEVLEIITDTVTRSRNLIDDVEWSAMDATRTPIDYLCRCVEAAIKCGATTINLPDTVGYATPDEYKAMFEQIIERVPNSDQAIFSVHCHDDLGLAVANSLAGVAGGARQIECTINGLGERAGNASLEEIVMAIRTRGDILPYETQIDPQFLVRASKMVAGASGFAVQYNKAIVGKNAFAHESGIHQDGMLKNAETYEIMRPEDVGVKATSLVMGKHSGRHAFRDKLRELGFELGDNALQDAFRRFKDLADRKKHVYDEDIEALVEDEINILGESTKVIALTVIAGTGGPQKAILTMDVDGQHVTKEATGDGPVDATFNAIKAISPHEATLSLYQVHAVTEGTDAQAEVSVRLEADGRIATGKGADTDTLVASARAYVSAMNKLAQRRQASNPGALQAV
- a CDS encoding helix-turn-helix domain-containing protein — translated: MKNGKNNDNTIAVEIADLIFDNIDSVKTHLNLDSYDTTAVVMRITAASDGEGGVSEAKLAQQLNITRPTMNRIIRRLLDTHHILAISDTSPKKYVFNFDYEPAQSKSDSKRAKLNFQRSVIDRCVAALLAVFWSFERYQFDNEDE
- a CDS encoding DUF3616 domain-containing protein codes for the protein MIRKTATLMCALVGALAVLSALQGFASADEPGFVAEWSVKPEFDGKKKLRKSISGAACAPVAPPVCVVALDEKQRTQFFTLDGNRIIPGKSMRLLPKELNGAKTGEIDAEGAAYGDGFFYIVGSHGLSRKKAEFNSSSFFLFRFPVDGETGVPEFKFSKKTVAPVIERTDELRAILKGAPDPIGHYAEKPLGEGDGGVNIEGLAYRDGRLYIGLRGPSVDGRAFLRSVNVDALFSNSKPDLDVIELALGSGAGVRDLAAVSDGLIVLSGPVQSKGDYALHHLRFPSLTLSTLADLKMPDRDHKAETVLVLSENRDSFDLLVMYDGAVDGGPREYHLLR